One Streptococcus sp. S1 DNA window includes the following coding sequences:
- the mgtA gene encoding magnesium-translocating P-type ATPase, translating to MQTNKERLIAALQEPLESTFATYKTSALGLVDDQVEENRDIYGENVITKGQEDSMIKKIYESIINPFTVILLVIALVSFITNVWLAKPGEQDPTTSIIIVTLVLISGGIRFIQELRSDKAASNLSRMIVNTATVLRDGSEQEIPIDEIVAGDVIKLSAGDMIPADVVLIDSRDFFVQQSGLTGESDAVEKVCLRKADSQNLESLLESESLAFMGTNVISGRATALVLVVGDETMMGAIEQTINTYDEPTSFEREMNTISWLLIRLMLVMVPVVFVINGLTDGDWLEAGVFALSVGVGLTPEMLPMIITASLAKGSIIMAKEKVVIKKLNAIQDLGAIDILCTDKTGTLTQDEIVLEYPLDIHGELDLSVLRRAYLNSYFQTGLKNLMDRAIINRTQKEAKKHEIVRDLDQTFHKIDELPFDFERRRMSVIVKDEDGVVSMVTKGALEEMLSVSTYVEYKGEIKRLTDEVRQEVLAEVAQLNEQGLRVLGVSYKTDLDENDIFSVEDEGDMILTGYLAFLDPPKPSAAPAIKALAEYGVTTKILTGDNEKVTQAVCEKVGLDVERILLGSEIDTMTDQELAQVVETTTVFAKLSPDQKARIILSLKNNGHKVGYMGDGINDAPSMKVSDVGISVDTAVDIAKETADVILLDKDLMVLEKGLVEGRKVYANMTKYIKMTVSSNFGNIFSLLFASIFLPFLPMAPVHLIVLNLIYDLSCIALPFDNVDKEFLKKPRIWEANSIMRFMAWIGPISSVFDIITYMLLYFLVVPMILGHGYNHGAADAAAFIMVFQTGWFIESMWSQTMVIHMLRSPKLPFIQSRPAFSVVVTTLAAAFFVTSLPYSPLASILKLSQLNGLYFVLLFAIIVLYMLSVTVVKRIYIKKYKEWL from the coding sequence ATGCAAACAAATAAAGAAAGACTCATTGCTGCTCTTCAAGAACCACTTGAAAGCACCTTTGCCACCTACAAAACCAGTGCCCTTGGTCTAGTTGACGATCAAGTAGAAGAAAACCGCGATATTTATGGCGAAAATGTCATCACAAAAGGTCAAGAAGATTCCATGATCAAAAAGATCTATGAATCGATTATCAATCCTTTTACGGTGATTTTGTTGGTCATTGCGCTGGTTTCCTTCATCACTAATGTCTGGCTAGCAAAACCAGGTGAACAGGATCCAACGACCTCCATCATCATTGTGACCTTGGTCTTGATCTCTGGTGGTATCCGCTTCATTCAAGAATTGCGGAGCGACAAAGCAGCTAGCAACTTATCACGTATGATTGTCAATACAGCGACCGTTCTTCGTGATGGATCAGAACAAGAAATTCCGATCGATGAAATCGTCGCAGGAGATGTGATCAAACTGAGTGCCGGCGATATGATTCCAGCTGATGTGGTCTTGATCGATTCCCGTGACTTCTTTGTCCAACAATCTGGTCTCACAGGGGAAAGTGATGCTGTTGAAAAGGTTTGTCTCAGAAAAGCCGACAGTCAAAATCTAGAGAGTCTCTTGGAGAGTGAGAGCTTGGCCTTTATGGGAACCAATGTCATCTCCGGACGGGCGACAGCTTTGGTCTTGGTCGTGGGGGATGAAACCATGATGGGAGCTATTGAGCAAACCATCAACACCTATGACGAACCAACCTCATTTGAGAGAGAAATGAATACCATCTCTTGGCTCTTGATTCGGCTCATGTTAGTGATGGTGCCCGTTGTCTTTGTGATCAATGGCCTCACAGATGGTGACTGGTTAGAAGCGGGTGTCTTTGCCCTCAGCGTTGGGGTTGGTTTGACTCCTGAAATGTTGCCGATGATTATTACCGCGAGTCTAGCTAAGGGCTCCATCATCATGGCCAAGGAAAAAGTCGTTATCAAAAAACTCAATGCCATCCAAGACCTTGGGGCTATTGATATTTTGTGTACAGATAAGACAGGTACCTTGACCCAAGATGAAATCGTTTTGGAGTATCCGCTTGATATCCATGGCGAATTGGATCTATCAGTTCTTCGTCGGGCTTACTTGAATTCCTATTTCCAAACCGGGCTAAAAAATTTGATGGACCGGGCGATTATCAATCGAACCCAGAAAGAAGCCAAGAAACATGAGATTGTTCGCGATCTGGATCAAACCTTCCATAAGATTGATGAATTGCCCTTTGATTTTGAACGTCGTCGCATGAGTGTCATTGTCAAAGACGAAGACGGTGTGGTCAGCATGGTGACCAAGGGTGCCTTGGAAGAAATGCTTTCTGTATCGACTTATGTTGAGTACAAGGGAGAGATTAAACGACTGACAGATGAAGTCCGTCAAGAGGTCCTCGCTGAAGTTGCTCAATTAAATGAACAAGGTCTTCGTGTTTTGGGAGTCAGCTACAAAACTGACTTGGACGAAAATGACATCTTTAGTGTTGAAGATGAAGGAGACATGATCCTAACCGGTTACCTTGCCTTTCTTGATCCACCAAAACCTTCTGCAGCTCCCGCTATCAAAGCTCTTGCAGAATATGGCGTAACCACCAAGATCTTAACTGGGGACAATGAAAAGGTCACCCAAGCTGTCTGTGAAAAAGTAGGACTAGATGTCGAGCGGATTCTTTTGGGAAGCGAAATCGATACGATGACTGACCAAGAGTTAGCACAAGTTGTGGAAACAACAACGGTCTTTGCCAAATTATCACCAGATCAAAAAGCGCGGATCATCCTCAGCCTCAAGAACAATGGCCACAAGGTTGGTTACATGGGAGATGGGATTAACGATGCTCCATCTATGAAGGTCTCAGACGTTGGGATCTCCGTGGATACAGCTGTTGATATTGCCAAAGAAACGGCAGATGTCATCCTTCTAGATAAGGACTTGATGGTCCTTGAAAAAGGTTTGGTTGAAGGCCGCAAGGTCTATGCCAATATGACCAAGTACATCAAGATGACGGTCTCTTCTAACTTCGGGAACATCTTTTCTCTTCTCTTTGCCAGCATCTTTTTGCCTTTCCTTCCGATGGCTCCTGTTCATTTAATTGTGCTCAATCTTATCTATGATCTTTCTTGTATCGCCCTTCCTTTTGACAATGTCGACAAGGAATTCCTCAAGAAACCTCGTATCTGGGAAGCAAACTCTATCATGCGTTTTATGGCCTGGATCGGTCCAATTTCATCAGTATTTGATATTATTACCTACATGCTTCTTTACTTCCTTGTTGTTCCTATGATTTTAGGTCATGGCTACAACCATGGAGCAGCAGATGCAGCAGCCTTTATCATGGTGTTCCAAACTGGATGGTTTATCGAATCTATGTGGTCTCAAACCATGGTTATCCATATGTTGCGTTCACCAAAACTGCCATTTATCCAAAGTCGTCCAGCCTTCTCAGTCGTGGTGACGACTCTAGCAGCGGCCTTCTTTGTAACCTCCCTTCCATATAGTCCTTTGGCTTCTATCTTGAAGTTGAGCCAACTAAATGGATTGTACTTTGTTCTATTGTTTGCGATTATCGTCCTCTATATGCTGAGTGTGACGGTTGTCAAACGTATCTATATTAAGAAATACAAAGAATGGTTATAA
- a CDS encoding ABC transporter ATP-binding protein, with translation MALLEVKNLTKNFGGLTAVGDVTMELNEGELVGLIGPNGAGKTTLFNLLTGVYEPSEGTITLDGQLLNGKAPYKIAAGGLGRTFQNIRLFKDLSVLDNVLIAFANHHKPHVFASLFRLPSYYKNEEALKAKALELLAIFGLEKEADTLAKNLAYGQQRHLEIVRALATEPKILFLDEPAAGMNPQETAELTQLIRRIQKEFNITIMLIEHDMSLVMEVTERIYVLEYGRLIAHGTPDEIKTNKRVIEAYLGGEA, from the coding sequence ATGGCACTTCTTGAAGTAAAAAATTTAACAAAAAACTTTGGTGGTTTGACAGCCGTTGGGGATGTGACCATGGAACTCAATGAAGGGGAATTGGTTGGGTTGATCGGACCCAACGGTGCCGGTAAAACAACCCTCTTCAACCTCCTAACAGGGGTATATGAACCAAGTGAAGGGACCATTACCTTAGATGGTCAGCTCCTAAATGGTAAAGCACCTTATAAAATCGCTGCAGGTGGTCTGGGACGGACTTTCCAAAATATTCGTCTCTTTAAAGATTTGAGCGTTTTGGATAATGTCTTGATTGCCTTTGCCAATCACCACAAACCACATGTCTTTGCGAGTCTTTTCCGCTTGCCAAGCTATTACAAGAATGAAGAAGCTTTGAAAGCGAAAGCCCTTGAATTGTTAGCGATTTTTGGTTTGGAAAAAGAAGCAGATACCTTGGCCAAAAACTTAGCTTACGGACAACAACGTCACTTGGAGATCGTTCGTGCCCTTGCTACAGAGCCAAAAATCCTCTTCTTGGATGAGCCTGCTGCAGGGATGAACCCTCAAGAAACAGCAGAATTGACCCAATTGATCCGTCGCATTCAAAAAGAATTTAATATTACGATCATGCTGATCGAGCACGATATGAGCTTGGTTATGGAAGTAACAGAACGGATTTATGTATTGGAATATGGTCGCTTGATTGCCCATGGGACGCCAGATGAAATCAAGACCAACAAACGCGTAATCGAAGCCTATCTAGGAGGTGAAGCCTAA
- a CDS encoding DUF2129 domain-containing protein — MFEKQERTGLIVKLYYNRDGKKLQSVGDVLYHSKKCRYVQLYVDSDKADQVMEDLKKERYVKKVLPCHLKDLDTDFVGSLQRLEIPSLVTEG; from the coding sequence ATGTTTGAGAAACAAGAAAGAACAGGCTTAATTGTTAAATTGTATTACAATCGAGACGGGAAAAAATTACAATCTGTCGGAGATGTTTTGTACCATTCTAAGAAATGCCGTTATGTCCAATTGTATGTGGACAGTGACAAGGCCGATCAAGTCATGGAAGACTTAAAGAAAGAACGTTATGTCAAAAAGGTCTTGCCTTGCCATCTTAAAGATTTAGATACAGATTTTGTGGGGAGTTTGCAACGATTGGAGATCCCATCTTTGGTCACAGAAGGTTAG
- a CDS encoding branched-chain amino acid ABC transporter permease, which produces MKQNLKVNLVWLGLLVAGFALIQVLVAAGVLNLFYIQILEQIGINIILAVGLNLIVGFSGQFSLGHAGFMAIGAYSAAILGSKSPTYGAFFGAMVLGALIAGVVALIVGVPTLRLKGDYLAIATLGVSEIIRILIVNGGTLTNGAAGILGLPAFTTWQLVYLFVVITTIFTINFLRSPIGRSTLSVREDEIAAESVGINTTKVKVIAFVFGAITAAIAGSLQAGFIGSVVPKDYSFTNTINVLIIVVFGGLGSMSGTVVAAIVLGILNMVLQDFSSVRMIIYSLALILVMIFRPGGLLGTWEFSLKKLLSKKEAN; this is translated from the coding sequence ATGAAACAAAATTTAAAAGTGAATTTAGTCTGGCTTGGTCTTTTGGTCGCAGGTTTTGCCTTGATCCAAGTCTTGGTTGCAGCGGGTGTGCTCAATCTCTTCTATATCCAAATTTTAGAACAAATCGGAATTAATATTATCCTTGCAGTTGGCTTGAACCTCATCGTTGGTTTCTCAGGTCAATTCTCACTTGGGCATGCCGGATTTATGGCGATTGGTGCCTATTCTGCAGCCATTCTCGGTTCCAAATCACCAACCTACGGGGCCTTCTTTGGTGCGATGGTTTTAGGTGCTTTGATTGCTGGTGTCGTTGCCTTGATCGTTGGGGTTCCAACCCTTCGTTTGAAAGGGGACTACCTCGCGATTGCGACACTTGGGGTTTCTGAAATCATCCGGATCTTGATCGTCAATGGTGGTACTCTAACAAATGGTGCCGCTGGGATCCTTGGTTTGCCGGCCTTTACAACTTGGCAATTGGTTTACCTCTTTGTTGTAATTACAACGATCTTTACGATTAACTTCTTACGCAGTCCAATTGGACGCTCTACCCTTTCTGTTCGTGAAGATGAAATCGCGGCAGAATCTGTTGGGATCAATACGACCAAGGTCAAAGTCATCGCCTTTGTATTTGGTGCGATCACAGCGGCGATTGCTGGATCTCTCCAAGCCGGCTTTATTGGCTCTGTTGTTCCTAAAGATTACTCTTTCACCAATACCATTAATGTCTTGATCATTGTCGTGTTTGGTGGTTTAGGATCAATGTCAGGAACAGTTGTAGCAGCCATCGTCTTGGGTATCTTGAACATGGTGCTTCAAGACTTCTCAAGTGTCCGTATGATCATTTACTCATTGGCTTTGATTCTCGTGATGATCTTCCGTCCAGGTGGTCTTCTTGGAACATGGGAATTCAGCTTGAAAAAACTACTCTCAAAAAAGGAGGCTAACTAA
- a CDS encoding branched-chain amino acid ABC transporter permease, producing MLQQLVNGLILGSVYALLALGYTMVYGIIKLINFAHGDIYMVGAFMGYFLLNSWKVNFFVALLLAMVGTAILGVVIEYLAYRPLRHSTRIAALITAIGVSFLLEYGMVFFVGANTRSFPQVIHTVRYNFGPISISNIQLMILGVSVFLMVALQFIIQKTKMGKAMRAVSVDSDAAQLMGINVNRTISFTFALGSALAGAGGVLIGLYYNSIEPLMGMTPGIKAFVAAVLGGIGIIPGAALGGFVIGLLETFATAIGLSDFRDAIVYAILIVILLIRPAGILGKNVKEKV from the coding sequence ATGCTCCAGCAATTAGTGAACGGTCTAATCTTGGGAAGTGTCTATGCACTCTTGGCCCTTGGTTATACCATGGTGTATGGAATTATCAAATTGATCAACTTTGCCCATGGGGATATCTACATGGTAGGTGCCTTTATGGGGTATTTCTTATTGAATTCATGGAAAGTGAACTTCTTTGTAGCCTTGCTTCTAGCCATGGTTGGGACAGCTATTTTAGGGGTTGTGATTGAATACCTGGCTTATCGTCCGCTTCGTCATTCGACTCGGATTGCTGCCTTGATCACAGCCATCGGTGTCTCCTTCTTGCTCGAATATGGGATGGTCTTCTTCGTAGGTGCCAATACCCGTTCCTTCCCTCAAGTTATTCACACGGTTCGTTACAACTTCGGTCCGATTTCCATCTCCAACATTCAGTTGATGATCTTGGGAGTGTCTGTTTTCTTGATGGTCGCTCTTCAATTTATTATCCAAAAGACAAAGATGGGGAAAGCCATGCGGGCTGTATCTGTTGATAGCGATGCGGCTCAATTGATGGGGATTAACGTAAACCGTACGATCAGCTTTACCTTTGCTTTGGGATCAGCCTTGGCAGGTGCTGGTGGTGTTTTGATCGGTTTGTATTACAACTCGATCGAGCCTTTGATGGGGATGACACCAGGGATCAAAGCCTTTGTCGCAGCCGTTCTTGGAGGGATCGGAATCATTCCAGGTGCTGCCCTAGGTGGATTTGTCATCGGTTTGTTGGAAACCTTCGCTACAGCGATCGGTCTTTCAGACTTCCGTGATGCCATTGTGTATGCCATCTTGATTGTGATCTTGCTCATCCGTCCAGCAGGTATCCTCGGTAAAAATGTGAAAGAGAAGGTGTAA
- a CDS encoding ATP-dependent Clp protease proteolytic subunit: MIPVVIEQTSRGERSYDIYSRLLKDRIIMVTGPVEDQMANSIIAQLLFLDAQDNTKDIYMYINTPGGSVSAGLAIVDTMNFIKSDVQTIVMGMAASMGTIIASSGAKGKRFMLPNAEYMIHQPMGGTGGGTQQTDMAIAAEHLLKTRNNLEKILAENSGQSIKKVHADAERDNWMSAQETLEYGFIDEIMANNKLG; this comes from the coding sequence ATGATTCCAGTAGTTATTGAACAAACCAGTCGTGGAGAACGTTCTTACGATATTTATTCCCGTCTGTTGAAAGATCGAATTATCATGGTAACAGGACCAGTTGAGGACCAAATGGCTAACTCCATTATCGCTCAATTGCTCTTCTTGGATGCCCAAGATAATACAAAAGATATCTATATGTATATCAATACCCCAGGGGGCTCTGTCTCAGCAGGTCTTGCCATTGTAGATACTATGAACTTTATCAAGTCAGATGTCCAAACCATTGTTATGGGGATGGCTGCTTCTATGGGAACTATTATCGCTTCAAGCGGTGCGAAGGGCAAACGCTTCATGTTGCCAAACGCCGAGTATATGATTCACCAACCAATGGGTGGTACTGGTGGTGGTACCCAACAAACCGATATGGCGATTGCAGCAGAACACTTGCTCAAAACACGGAATAACTTGGAAAAAATCCTTGCGGAAAATTCAGGTCAATCCATTAAAAAAGTGCATGCTGATGCGGAGCGTGACAATTGGATGAGCGCACAAGAAACACTTGAATATGGCTTTATTGATGAAATCATGGCCAATAATAAATTGGGCTAA
- a CDS encoding ABC transporter substrate-binding protein: protein MKKKFALSFLTIASVALLAACGEVSTSGSNTTGNEIGKELKVGFNFEKTGEVAAYGSAEQKGAQLAVDEINAKGGADGKKIVVTDKDNKSETAEAATVTTNLVTQSKVNALVGLATSGATAAAVANAGKAGVPLVTPSATQDDLTKGQDYLFRATFIDSFQGKIIAKYTTDNLKAKKVVLYYDNSSDYAKGIAEAFKKSYKGEIVATETFQSKDTDFQAALTKIKDKDFDAIVLPGYYTETGKIVNQARGMGIKQPIIGGDGFSDAKFVEQATPAAATDIYYVAGFSTEGEMTDKAKKFVEAYKAKYDEEPSMFAALAYDSVYMVAEASKGAKNSVELKDNLAKLKDLEGVTGTMSIDKNHNPVKSALMIGLKDGKVKSVESVKP from the coding sequence ATGAAGAAAAAATTTGCTCTTTCATTTTTAACCATTGCAAGTGTCGCTCTTCTTGCTGCTTGTGGTGAAGTTTCTACTTCAGGTTCAAACACAACTGGTAACGAAATCGGCAAGGAACTAAAAGTCGGTTTTAACTTTGAAAAAACTGGTGAAGTAGCAGCCTACGGTAGTGCTGAACAAAAAGGTGCTCAATTGGCCGTTGATGAAATCAACGCTAAGGGTGGAGCTGACGGTAAGAAGATTGTTGTCACAGATAAAGATAACAAATCTGAAACAGCTGAAGCAGCTACAGTCACTACAAACCTTGTCACTCAATCAAAAGTGAACGCTCTTGTAGGACTTGCAACTTCAGGTGCTACTGCAGCAGCCGTTGCCAATGCTGGTAAAGCAGGTGTTCCATTGGTTACACCATCTGCAACTCAAGATGATTTGACAAAAGGTCAAGATTACCTCTTCCGTGCAACCTTCATCGATAGTTTCCAAGGAAAAATCATTGCTAAATATACAACGGATAACTTGAAAGCGAAGAAAGTCGTTCTTTACTACGATAACTCATCTGACTATGCGAAAGGGATTGCTGAAGCCTTCAAGAAATCTTACAAAGGTGAAATCGTAGCAACAGAAACATTCCAATCTAAGGATACAGACTTCCAAGCTGCTCTTACAAAAATCAAAGACAAAGACTTCGATGCGATTGTCCTTCCAGGGTACTACACTGAAACTGGTAAAATCGTAAACCAAGCACGTGGTATGGGAATCAAACAACCAATCATTGGTGGGGATGGATTTAGCGATGCTAAATTCGTTGAACAAGCAACACCTGCTGCAGCTACTGATATCTACTACGTAGCTGGATTCTCTACTGAAGGTGAAATGACTGATAAAGCTAAGAAATTCGTAGAAGCATACAAAGCGAAATACGACGAAGAACCTTCAATGTTCGCAGCTTTGGCTTATGACTCAGTTTACATGGTTGCAGAAGCATCTAAAGGTGCTAAGAACTCTGTCGAATTAAAAGACAACCTTGCGAAGTTGAAAGACTTGGAAGGTGTGACTGGTACAATGTCAATCGACAAGAACCACAATCCGGTTAAATCAGCTCTTATGATTGGCTTGAAAGATGGTAAAGTCAAATCTGTTGAGTCTGTTAAACCATAA
- a CDS encoding cystathionine gamma-synthase has protein sequence MSKKRNINTILAQAGIKSDKATGALTTPLHFSTTYQHPEFGQSTGFDYTRTKNPTRATAEKTLAAIESADYALATSSGMSAIVLAFSIFPVGSKVLAVRDLYGGSFRWFNQQEQEGRFSFTYANTEEELIHHLDHDPVDVLYIETPTNPLMLEFDIARLAKLAHAKGAKVVVDNTFYSPIYQRPIEEGADIVLHSATKYLAGHNDVLAGVVVTNDADLYDKLFYNLNTTGAVLSPFDSYLLIRGLKTLSIRMERSTENARKVVEFLKTSPQVKEVLYTGKGGMVSFKIQDEKKIPNLLNSLQVFTFAESLGGVESLITYPTTQTHADIPAEVRHSYGLTDDLLRLSIGIEDADDLIEDLKQALEA, from the coding sequence ATGAGTAAAAAACGCAATATCAATACGATTTTGGCACAGGCAGGAATCAAGTCGGATAAAGCAACAGGAGCTTTGACGACTCCTTTGCATTTCTCTACGACTTACCAACACCCAGAATTTGGTCAGTCTACAGGTTTTGACTATACCCGTACGAAAAATCCAACACGCGCAACAGCTGAGAAGACTTTGGCAGCTATCGAAAGTGCAGACTATGCTTTGGCGACAAGCTCTGGAATGTCAGCTATTGTGCTTGCTTTTAGCATTTTCCCAGTTGGTTCAAAAGTCTTAGCCGTTCGTGACCTTTATGGCGGTTCTTTCCGCTGGTTTAACCAACAAGAGCAAGAAGGTCGTTTCTCTTTCACCTATGCCAATACAGAAGAAGAACTGATCCACCATCTAGATCATGATCCGGTGGATGTCCTCTATATTGAAACACCAACCAATCCATTGATGTTGGAATTTGATATTGCTCGTTTAGCCAAATTGGCCCATGCAAAAGGTGCCAAAGTCGTGGTGGACAATACCTTCTATAGCCCGATCTATCAACGTCCGATTGAAGAGGGAGCGGATATTGTTCTTCATTCAGCAACCAAGTACCTAGCTGGTCACAACGATGTCTTGGCTGGTGTTGTCGTGACAAATGATGCAGACTTGTATGACAAACTCTTTTACAATTTGAACACGACAGGTGCTGTTCTTTCACCATTTGACAGCTATCTCTTGATCCGTGGTCTCAAGACGCTTTCTATTCGGATGGAGCGCTCCACAGAGAATGCTCGCAAGGTGGTAGAGTTTTTGAAAACCTCCCCTCAGGTCAAAGAAGTCCTCTACACTGGAAAAGGTGGAATGGTCTCCTTTAAAATTCAAGATGAGAAAAAAATTCCTAACTTGTTGAATTCCCTTCAAGTCTTTACCTTTGCAGAAAGCCTTGGCGGAGTTGAAAGCTTGATCACTTATCCTACCACTCAGACTCATGCGGACATTCCTGCAGAAGTTCGCCATTCATACGGTTTGACAGATGATCTTCTTCGTTTGTCCATCGGAATCGAAGATGCAGATGATTTGATTGAAGATTTGAAACAAGCATTGGAGGCTTAA
- the upp gene encoding uracil phosphoribosyltransferase, translated as MGKLEVITHPLIQHKLSILRRTDTSTKAFRELVDEIAMLMGYEVLRELPLEDVEIETPITKTVQKQIAGKKLAIVPILRAGIGMVDGLLSLVPAAKVGHIGMYRDEETLKPVEYLVKLPEDIDQRRIFVVDPMLATGGSAILAIDSLKKRGASHIKFVCLVSAPEGVKALQEAHPDVDIFTAALDDHLNEHGYIVPGLGDAGDRLFGTK; from the coding sequence ATGGGAAAACTAGAAGTTATTACACATCCACTGATTCAACACAAATTATCTATTCTTCGTCGTACAGATACCTCTACGAAGGCCTTTCGTGAATTGGTAGATGAGATTGCTATGTTGATGGGCTACGAAGTGTTGCGTGAATTGCCTCTTGAGGATGTTGAAATTGAAACTCCTATTACCAAAACCGTTCAAAAACAAATCGCGGGTAAGAAATTGGCTATTGTCCCAATTCTTCGTGCAGGGATTGGGATGGTTGATGGTCTCTTGAGTTTGGTACCAGCTGCTAAGGTTGGCCATATCGGGATGTACCGTGATGAAGAAACCTTGAAACCAGTTGAATACTTGGTGAAATTGCCAGAAGATATTGATCAACGTCGTATCTTTGTAGTAGACCCTATGCTTGCTACGGGTGGATCCGCTATTCTGGCGATTGATTCCTTGAAAAAACGTGGTGCTAGCCATATCAAATTTGTCTGCTTGGTATCAGCGCCAGAAGGGGTGAAAGCTCTTCAAGAAGCTCACCCAGATGTTGATATCTTTACAGCAGCCCTCGATGATCATTTGAATGAACATGGCTATATTGTTCCTGGTCTTGGGGATGCAGGTGACCGTTTATTCGGTACCAAATAA
- a CDS encoding MalY/PatB family protein, which yields MTKYDFTTLPNRLPHHTYKWKETETDPEIIPAWIADMDFNVIPEVREAVIGYADQMVYGYTYASDSLYQSILDWEKEEHGYSFDKEAVVFIEGVVPAISTAIQAFTKEGDAVLINTPVYPPFARSVKLNRRKLIENSLVEKDGLFQIDFDQLEKDIVEQKVKLYVLCNPHNPGGRVWDREVLEKIGRLCQKHGVLLVSDEIHQDLALFGHRHTSFNTVDPSFKDFSLILTSATKTFNIAGTKNSYVVIENPKLRTAFKQRQLANNQHEISGLGYIATEAAYRHGKPWLTELKQVFEKHIDYVVDELHEKTKIRVMKPQGTYLLWLDFSAYPYTDDELHAKIHDQAKLILNRGTDFGKEGNLHARLNVAAPFTLIEEITKRLVETFHK from the coding sequence ATGACCAAATATGATTTCACGACTTTACCGAATCGCTTGCCCCACCATACCTACAAGTGGAAAGAAACAGAGACAGATCCAGAAATCATTCCAGCTTGGATCGCGGACATGGATTTTAATGTCATTCCAGAAGTACGAGAAGCGGTGATCGGCTATGCAGACCAAATGGTCTACGGCTACACCTATGCATCGGATAGCCTCTACCAGTCTATCCTTGATTGGGAAAAAGAAGAACATGGCTATTCCTTTGACAAGGAAGCTGTCGTCTTTATCGAAGGCGTTGTTCCGGCTATTTCAACAGCTATTCAAGCCTTTACTAAGGAAGGGGATGCTGTCTTAATCAATACACCGGTCTATCCTCCATTTGCCAGAAGTGTCAAACTCAATCGTCGAAAATTGATCGAAAATTCATTAGTTGAAAAGGATGGTCTTTTCCAAATTGATTTTGATCAGCTGGAAAAAGACATTGTGGAGCAAAAGGTGAAACTCTATGTTTTGTGTAATCCGCACAATCCTGGAGGCCGTGTATGGGATCGTGAAGTCTTGGAAAAAATCGGCCGCCTCTGTCAAAAACATGGTGTCCTTCTCGTTTCAGATGAGATCCACCAAGATTTGGCCTTGTTTGGCCACCGTCATACCAGCTTTAATACGGTTGATCCAAGCTTTAAAGATTTCAGCTTGATCTTAACCAGTGCAACTAAGACTTTCAATATTGCAGGAACAAAAAATTCCTATGTGGTCATTGAAAATCCAAAGCTTCGTACGGCTTTTAAACAACGGCAATTGGCCAATAACCAACATGAAATCTCAGGCTTGGGCTATATTGCAACAGAAGCGGCTTATCGCCATGGTAAACCTTGGTTGACAGAGCTCAAGCAAGTCTTTGAAAAACACATCGACTATGTGGTAGATGAATTGCATGAAAAGACCAAAATTCGTGTCATGAAACCCCAAGGCACCTATCTTCTTTGGTTGGACTTTTCAGCCTATCCTTATACCGATGATGAGCTGCATGCTAAAATTCATGACCAAGCCAAATTGATTTTGAACCGTGGAACAGATTTTGGAAAAGAAGGAAACTTGCATGCCCGCCTCAATGTGGCAGCTCCCTTCACCCTCATTGAAGAAATCACCAAACGCTTGGTGGAAACTTTTCACAAATAA